One segment of Gemmatimonadota bacterium DNA contains the following:
- the rodA gene encoding rod shape-determining protein RodA: MAPPADGSVHGAFRRWAGDPPLFVALALISAFGIAMIYSAGVLNVPSSVTQGAWIRQAVWFGLALVAFTFVRRIPPRWLEWFAVPAYVMGVLLLAATLVVGTGAGTAAGTKSFLQFGPVRFQPAELAKIATILMLARMLGTREEAPRYLRELVPAAVVAAVPLGLVVLQPDLGTALAFVGILFATLFWAGTPWWMLLLLASPGVGLILTFDTRFWSVYMVAVVVFLYAFRYRIYLVESVAVVLGNLAAGTVAEPLWNSLADYQKDRLLVFLDPTADPLGAGYHLIQSKVAIGSGGFVGKGFTLGTQKRLDFLPEQHTDFIFSVIGEELGFVGTTLLLLAFAFVLLRLARLAEDRAPTAFAGVVIFGIFGSWLVHIFVNVGMTIGVVPVTGIPLPFVSYGGTFLLMSWLSVAVALRALEED; this comes from the coding sequence ATGGCCCCCCCAGCCGACGGATCGGTGCATGGCGCGTTCCGCCGCTGGGCGGGGGATCCGCCCCTCTTCGTCGCGCTCGCCCTGATCTCGGCGTTCGGGATCGCGATGATCTATTCGGCCGGGGTCCTGAACGTCCCGTCCTCGGTCACCCAGGGGGCCTGGATCCGTCAGGCCGTCTGGTTCGGGCTGGCGCTCGTCGCCTTCACGTTCGTGCGCCGGATCCCGCCCCGCTGGCTGGAGTGGTTCGCGGTCCCCGCCTACGTCATGGGCGTCCTCCTCCTGGCCGCGACGCTGGTCGTCGGGACCGGCGCCGGCACGGCCGCCGGCACCAAGAGCTTCCTGCAGTTCGGGCCGGTGCGGTTCCAGCCGGCCGAGCTCGCCAAGATCGCCACGATCCTGATGCTGGCCCGGATGTTGGGCACCCGCGAGGAGGCGCCCCGCTATCTGCGCGAGCTGGTCCCCGCGGCCGTCGTGGCCGCCGTGCCCCTGGGCCTGGTGGTGCTGCAGCCCGACCTGGGCACGGCATTGGCGTTCGTGGGCATCCTCTTCGCCACGCTCTTCTGGGCGGGCACCCCGTGGTGGATGCTCCTGCTGCTGGCCAGCCCCGGCGTGGGGCTCATCCTCACCTTCGATACGCGATTCTGGTCCGTGTACATGGTGGCGGTGGTCGTCTTCCTGTACGCCTTCCGCTACCGGATCTACCTGGTGGAGTCGGTGGCCGTGGTGCTCGGCAACCTGGCGGCCGGGACCGTGGCGGAGCCGCTGTGGAACTCCCTGGCCGACTATCAGAAGGACCGGCTGCTCGTGTTCCTGGATCCGACGGCCGACCCGCTCGGCGCCGGGTACCACCTGATCCAGTCGAAGGTGGCCATCGGCTCGGGCGGGTTCGTGGGCAAGGGCTTCACCCTGGGCACGCAGAAGCGCCTGGACTTCCTGCCCGAGCAGCACACCGACTTCATCTTCAGCGTGATCGGGGAGGAGCTGGGCTTCGTCGGCACCACGCTTCTGCTCCTGGCGTTCGCGTTCGTCCTGCTGCGCCTCGCCCGTCTGGCCGAGGACCGCGCGCCCACCGCATTTGCCGGGGTGGTCATCTTCGGTATCTTCGGCTCCTGGCTGGTCCACATCTTCGTCAACGTGGGCATGACGATCGGGGTGGTTCCCGTGACCGGGATCCCTCTCCCGTTCGTGAGCTACGGCGGCACGTTCCTGCTGATGTCCTGGCTCTCCGTCGCCGTCGCGCTCCGTGCCCTCGAGGAGGACTAG
- a CDS encoding Mur ligase family protein has translation MSRTPDPPQTTRGPIDPATRTLLHDLFPGRLAPSERWGLGKTRALLEAMGRPERAFASVHVGGTNGKGSVSALVASALRAAGHRVGLYTSPHLVRFEERIQVDGRPLATDLLQSVAGRLAPAVDAFDPAFFEAATALAFTAFREEGVEIAVVEVGLGGRLDATNVLEPLIAGVTNVGLDHAEFLGDTHASVAREKAGIAKPDVPFLTTEADPSVRAVLMERARALGARTLAVDASELGDLRWTGRGLDARVERSGWGALDVWTPLPGAHQALNLLLAVRLLDLLPERWRPDRDALQQGLARTVWPGRLDLRTVRGRPWLFDVAHNAEGIEALARALPTFGLPRPTLALVGILGDKPWRSMLERLGPLVDRALLVEPPSAPASRRWVPRDVEAWRGRADLPGVVWGGDLAAMLDAVGPDVASVLVTGSAHTVGDAFGLLGIEPWPVAAEADDPDAV, from the coding sequence CTGAGCCGCACCCCCGATCCGCCACAGACCACGCGGGGACCGATCGATCCGGCCACCCGCACCCTTCTGCACGACCTGTTTCCCGGCCGCCTGGCGCCCTCCGAGCGTTGGGGGCTGGGGAAGACACGCGCGCTGCTGGAGGCCATGGGGCGCCCCGAGCGCGCCTTCGCCTCCGTCCACGTGGGCGGGACCAACGGCAAGGGCTCCGTGTCGGCGCTCGTGGCGTCCGCCCTGCGCGCGGCCGGACACCGCGTAGGCCTGTACACATCGCCGCACCTGGTCCGGTTCGAAGAGCGCATCCAGGTGGACGGACGGCCCCTGGCCACGGACCTCCTGCAGAGCGTGGCGGGCCGCCTCGCGCCCGCCGTCGACGCGTTCGATCCCGCCTTCTTCGAGGCCGCCACCGCCCTGGCCTTCACCGCCTTCCGCGAGGAAGGCGTCGAGATCGCGGTGGTGGAGGTGGGGCTCGGCGGGCGGCTGGACGCCACCAACGTGCTGGAGCCGCTGATCGCGGGCGTCACCAACGTCGGGCTGGATCACGCCGAGTTCCTCGGGGACACCCACGCCAGCGTGGCGCGCGAGAAGGCCGGGATCGCCAAGCCGGACGTGCCGTTCCTGACCACCGAGGCCGACCCGTCCGTGCGTGCCGTCCTGATGGAGCGGGCCCGGGCGCTCGGCGCCCGGACCCTCGCGGTGGATGCCTCCGAGCTCGGCGACCTCCGCTGGACGGGGCGCGGGCTGGACGCGCGGGTGGAGCGCAGCGGGTGGGGAGCCCTGGACGTGTGGACGCCGCTGCCGGGAGCCCACCAGGCCCTCAACCTGCTCCTGGCGGTCCGCCTGCTGGACCTGCTACCGGAGCGCTGGCGACCGGACCGGGATGCGCTGCAGCAGGGGCTCGCCCGCACGGTGTGGCCCGGTCGCCTGGACCTGCGCACGGTGCGGGGGCGTCCCTGGCTCTTCGACGTGGCCCACAATGCCGAGGGGATCGAGGCGCTGGCGCGGGCGCTGCCCACGTTCGGGTTGCCGCGCCCCACGCTGGCGCTGGTGGGGATCCTGGGCGACAAGCCCTGGCGGTCGATGCTGGAGCGGCTGGGTCCGCTCGTCGACCGGGCGCTGCTGGTGGAGCCCCCGTCCGCTCCGGCCTCCCGTCGCTGGGTGCCGCGCGACGTGGAGGCGTGGCGGGGGCGTGCCGACCTTCCGGGGGTGGTCTGGGGGGGTGATCTGGCCGCCATGTTGGACGCCGTGGGCCCCGACGTGGCGAGCGTGCTCGTGACGGGCTCGGCGCACACCGTGGGCGACGCCTTCGGGCTGCTCGGGATCGAGCCCTGGCCGGTGGCGGCGGAGGCCGACGATCCCGACGCCGTGTGA
- a CDS encoding RidA family protein yields the protein METRTADERTRAFSGAPWEGPIGYCRALRVGAQIFVTGTAPVTDEGAVHAPGDAYAQAVRCLDLIERALGTLGGELRHVVRTRMYVTDMGRWREVGRAHGERFGAHPPCTTLVEVRALIEPEMLVEIEADAVLD from the coding sequence ATGGAGACCCGGACCGCCGACGAGCGCACCCGCGCCTTCTCCGGCGCGCCCTGGGAGGGCCCCATCGGCTATTGCCGGGCGCTGCGCGTCGGGGCCCAGATCTTCGTGACCGGCACGGCGCCCGTCACGGACGAGGGGGCCGTCCACGCGCCGGGCGATGCCTACGCGCAAGCGGTCCGGTGCCTGGACCTGATCGAACGGGCGCTCGGGACCCTCGGCGGTGAGCTGCGCCACGTGGTGCGGACCCGCATGTATGTGACCGACATGGGCCGCTGGCGCGAGGTCGGACGGGCGCACGGGGAGCGGTTCGGCGCCCATCCCCCCTGCACCACCCTGGTCGAGGTGCGGGCCCTCATCGAGCCGGAGATGCTGGTCGAGATCGAGGCGGACGCCGTGCTGGACTGA
- the lysA gene encoding diaminopimelate decarboxylase, translated as MEAFPRRNGVLHAGEVQLDALADRFGTPLYVYDAAIIRDRYRQVTEAFAEARPLIAYSVKANGNLALLHLLAELGAGADIVSGGELYRATRAGVPGERIVFAGVGKTEAEIAAALEADILAFNVESVEELERIEATAARMGRVAGIAVRVNPDVLSPTPHEYTRTGHADTKFGVSLAETPALYRRAKASPHLEPVGIDMHIGSQITSPEPYARALAQTLTIVDALEREGIALKAFDLGGGFGVSYQGEPAMPLRALAELVIPPLRERGLWLILEPGRFLVAEAGILLTRVLAVKRGAAKRFVVTDGGMTELLRPSHYGGYHAIESVSDPDGTGAEQVDVVGPICETGDFLARDRTMPVPGVGELLAVRMAGAYGFTMASNYNARRRPAEVLVDGRRVTLIRERETFADLVRGEHIPEPDPT; from the coding sequence ATGGAGGCGTTCCCCCGCCGGAACGGCGTGCTGCACGCGGGTGAGGTGCAGCTCGATGCGCTCGCCGACCGCTTCGGGACGCCCCTCTACGTCTACGATGCCGCCATCATCCGCGACCGCTACCGACAGGTCACGGAGGCATTCGCCGAGGCCCGGCCGCTGATCGCCTATTCCGTGAAGGCGAACGGCAATCTGGCCCTGCTCCATCTGCTCGCGGAGCTGGGCGCCGGGGCGGACATCGTCAGCGGCGGCGAGTTGTACCGCGCCACCCGGGCAGGCGTCCCGGGAGAGCGCATCGTCTTCGCCGGGGTGGGGAAGACGGAGGCCGAGATCGCGGCTGCCCTGGAGGCGGACATCCTGGCCTTCAACGTGGAGAGCGTCGAGGAGCTGGAGCGCATCGAGGCCACCGCGGCCCGGATGGGGCGGGTGGCGGGCATCGCGGTGCGGGTCAATCCCGACGTGCTCTCCCCGACGCCGCACGAGTATACCCGCACCGGGCACGCGGACACCAAGTTCGGCGTGTCCCTCGCGGAGACGCCCGCGCTGTATCGGCGGGCCAAGGCCAGCCCCCATCTGGAGCCGGTGGGGATCGACATGCACATCGGCTCGCAGATCACCAGCCCGGAGCCCTACGCGCGGGCGCTGGCCCAGACGCTGACCATCGTGGACGCGCTGGAGCGCGAAGGCATCGCGCTGAAGGCCTTCGACCTGGGGGGTGGCTTCGGGGTCTCGTACCAGGGCGAGCCCGCCATGCCGCTGCGCGCCCTCGCCGAGCTGGTGATCCCACCACTGCGCGAACGGGGCCTGTGGTTGATCCTGGAGCCGGGCCGCTTCCTCGTCGCCGAGGCCGGCATCCTCCTCACCCGCGTCCTGGCGGTGAAGCGTGGCGCGGCCAAGCGCTTCGTCGTCACCGACGGGGGCATGACCGAGTTGCTGCGGCCCAGCCACTACGGCGGCTATCATGCGATCGAGTCGGTCTCCGATCCCGACGGCACCGGCGCCGAGCAGGTGGACGTGGTCGGCCCCATCTGCGAGACCGGGGACTTCCTGGCGCGTGACCGCACCATGCCGGTGCCCGGCGTCGGCGAGCTCCTCGCCGTGCGGATGGCCGGCGCGTACGGGTTCACCATGGCGTCCAACTACAACGCCCGGCGCCGTCCGGCCGAAGTCCTGGTGGACGGACGGCGTGTGACCCTCATCCGCGAGAGGGAGACGTTCGCGGACCTCGTGCGGGGCGAGCACATCCCCGAGCCCGATCCCACCTGA
- the hisS gene encoding histidine--tRNA ligase, translating into MTEAASIGRLPGFRDFPPEAMAARTRIFDAWRRVARRYGFAEYDGPPLEPLELYVRKSGAEIVEQLYAFTDKGGRDVALRPEMTPSLARILAERSRALPKPIRWFAIPQLFRYERQQRGRLREHFQWNADVVGEAGAGADAEVLSLAVDGLRELGLGSEDFMARVSDRRLLSALFAALGISAEQTPATMSVIDRLEREGPGRAAERLRTEANLGDAAVRDLLGLFETPGLEAATAAFGSRDDVGERLSALEGYRADLEARGLGPFLSFDLRIVRGLAYYTGIVFELFDRKGELRAICGGGRYDRLLELVGGESLPAVGFGMGDVVLGELLKDRGLDASTPDGVDLFLVATGPEQRALLLEIATAQRARGRSVSYALGADSVRRQFKAAGTAGAREVIVLGPEETARGQARVKDMASGGERDVALSELR; encoded by the coding sequence ATGACGGAGGCTGCCAGCATCGGACGCCTGCCGGGGTTCCGGGATTTCCCCCCGGAGGCGATGGCGGCTCGCACACGGATCTTCGACGCCTGGCGGCGGGTCGCCCGGCGCTACGGCTTCGCGGAGTACGACGGCCCTCCGCTGGAGCCGCTCGAGCTCTACGTGCGCAAGAGCGGTGCGGAGATCGTGGAGCAGCTCTACGCCTTCACCGACAAGGGCGGGCGCGACGTGGCCCTGCGGCCGGAGATGACTCCCTCGCTCGCCCGGATCCTGGCCGAGCGCAGCCGGGCGCTGCCGAAGCCCATCCGCTGGTTCGCCATCCCGCAGCTCTTCCGGTACGAGCGCCAGCAGCGCGGGCGTCTGCGCGAGCACTTCCAGTGGAACGCAGACGTGGTGGGCGAGGCCGGCGCCGGCGCGGACGCCGAGGTGCTGTCGCTCGCCGTCGACGGGCTCCGGGAGCTGGGGCTGGGGTCCGAGGACTTCATGGCGCGCGTGAGCGACCGCCGCCTCCTGTCGGCCCTCTTCGCCGCGCTGGGCATCTCCGCGGAGCAGACGCCCGCGACCATGTCGGTGATCGACCGCCTGGAGCGCGAGGGGCCCGGACGGGCGGCCGAACGGCTGCGGACCGAAGCCAATCTGGGCGACGCCGCCGTGCGGGACCTCCTGGGTCTGTTCGAGACGCCCGGGCTGGAGGCGGCCACGGCCGCCTTCGGGAGCCGCGACGACGTCGGGGAGCGGCTGTCCGCGCTGGAGGGCTATCGGGCCGACCTGGAGGCGCGCGGCCTCGGCCCGTTCCTCTCCTTCGACCTCCGCATCGTGCGCGGCCTGGCCTACTACACCGGCATCGTCTTCGAGCTGTTCGACCGCAAGGGCGAGCTGCGCGCCATCTGTGGCGGTGGGCGCTACGACCGCCTGCTCGAGCTGGTGGGGGGGGAGTCCCTCCCCGCGGTCGGTTTCGGGATGGGGGACGTGGTGCTCGGCGAGCTCCTCAAGGACCGCGGCCTGGATGCGTCCACCCCGGACGGTGTGGACCTCTTCCTCGTCGCCACCGGCCCGGAGCAACGCGCGCTCCTGCTCGAGATCGCGACCGCGCAGCGCGCGCGGGGACGGAGCGTCTCCTACGCGTTGGGCGCCGACTCGGTGCGGCGGCAGTTCAAGGCTGCGGGGACGGCAGGGGCCCGCGAGGTGATCGTGCTCGGCCCGGAGGAGACCGCGCGCGGCCAGGCCCGCGTGAAGGACATGGCGTCGGGCGGAGAGCGCGATGTCGCGCTCTCCGAGTTGCGATGA
- a CDS encoding TMEM175 family protein — MSAEPDPLATVPRDRSGFRPRGLETTRLETFTDAAFAFSLTLLVVSLEPPTDFAALARALRDVPAFVMSGALLMVFWWGHEQWSRRYGLDDGPAVLLSTGLVFTVLIYVYPLRFVFGLMLSWLSQLTGLPLGSQTVAVTGPEDVNRLFLLYGVGFTAMCGWLTGLYVHAWRRRDALRLDAVEAWETRAGAGSWALLGSTGLLSILIAAIVPPSYLGLPGWAYMLSAFLMPAYARWADRRRPSPAGAAPPGP; from the coding sequence GTGAGCGCGGAACCCGACCCGCTCGCCACCGTGCCACGCGACCGGAGCGGGTTCCGGCCGCGCGGCCTGGAGACCACGCGTCTGGAGACCTTCACGGACGCGGCCTTCGCCTTCTCGCTCACGTTGCTCGTGGTGTCGCTCGAGCCTCCCACGGACTTCGCGGCTCTGGCGCGGGCACTGCGCGACGTGCCGGCATTCGTCATGAGCGGCGCGCTGCTGATGGTCTTCTGGTGGGGGCACGAGCAGTGGAGCCGCCGCTACGGACTGGATGACGGACCTGCCGTGCTCCTCAGCACCGGTCTGGTGTTCACGGTGTTGATCTACGTCTATCCGCTCCGCTTCGTCTTCGGCCTCATGCTCTCCTGGCTGTCCCAGCTCACGGGTCTGCCGCTCGGCTCGCAGACGGTCGCCGTCACCGGTCCCGAGGACGTCAACCGGCTCTTCCTGCTCTACGGGGTGGGCTTCACCGCCATGTGCGGGTGGCTGACCGGGCTGTACGTGCATGCCTGGCGTCGCCGGGACGCGCTGCGGCTGGATGCCGTCGAGGCCTGGGAGACCCGCGCGGGTGCCGGGAGCTGGGCCCTCCTGGGCTCGACCGGGCTGTTGTCGATCCTCATCGCGGCGATCGTTCCTCCGAGCTACCTGGGGCTGCCCGGCTGGGCGTACATGCTCTCCGCGTTCCTGATGCCGGCGTACGCCCGCTGGGCGGACCGTCGTCGGCCGTCGCCGGCCGGGGCCGCGCCTCCGGGGCCCTGA
- a CDS encoding OPT/YSL family transporter gives IYLPISLMTPIFVGGLMRQALTRRYESAGTDADGVEVLAEKREQGVLYASGLIAGAALVGVLIGGAIYGVTRFTGDPSNADRWVIGHHWSEFTAWSSPVIGTLVFVGLCGLLWRAATRAMEAR, from the coding sequence ATCTATCTGCCCATCTCGCTCATGACCCCCATCTTCGTGGGCGGGCTCATGCGACAGGCCCTGACGCGCCGCTACGAGAGCGCAGGCACGGACGCCGACGGGGTGGAGGTGCTGGCCGAGAAGCGCGAGCAGGGCGTCCTGTACGCATCCGGCCTCATCGCCGGAGCCGCCCTGGTCGGTGTGTTGATCGGCGGTGCCATCTACGGCGTGACCCGCTTCACGGGCGATCCGTCCAACGCGGACCGGTGGGTGATCGGGCACCACTGGTCGGAGTTCACCGCCTGGTCGTCGCCGGTGATCGGCACGCTGGTGTTCGTGGGGCTGTGCGGCCTGCTCTGGCGTGCGGCCACCCGTGCCATGGAGGCCCGATGA
- the proS gene encoding proline--tRNA ligase: protein MADEKALTPRAEDFSAWYNEVVLRGELADYSPVRGSMVIRPWGYGIWERMQRALDDRFKETGHQNAYFPLLIPMSFIEREKEHVEGFKPELAIVTHGGGKELEEPLVIRPTSETMIYAMYAKWVQSYRDLPILLNQWCNVMRWELRTRLFLRTAEFLWQEGHTAHATEGEAQEETLRILGIYRSFMEEWIGLAPVTGLKSESEKFAGAVRTYGLEALMQDNKALQAGTSHMLGQNFARQFDLKFQSEQGQEEYAWNTSWGVSTRMIGGMVMTHGDDKGIVVPPRLAPTQVVILPIYRNDAQRTPVVEKAEAVRAALTEAGVRAHVDLRDHLSPGARFYEWERKGVPFRIEIGPKDLEKGQVVVVRRVEVDGEDRKLFLPEAEALARLPELLEGLQRSLFEGARARREANSVRGGIDSVAALGEALDAGAGFVYTGWSGDPAVEARVKEETRATVRVIPGEEFRSAQAPTRCIGGGESRMEVIWARAY, encoded by the coding sequence ATGGCCGATGAGAAGGCTCTGACCCCACGCGCCGAGGACTTCAGCGCCTGGTACAACGAGGTGGTGCTGCGCGGGGAGCTGGCGGACTACTCCCCGGTGCGCGGCAGCATGGTCATCCGCCCCTGGGGATACGGCATCTGGGAGCGGATGCAGCGGGCGCTCGACGACCGCTTCAAGGAGACCGGTCACCAGAACGCCTACTTCCCGCTGCTCATCCCCATGAGCTTCATCGAGCGCGAGAAGGAGCACGTGGAGGGCTTCAAGCCCGAGCTCGCGATCGTCACGCACGGCGGCGGCAAGGAGCTGGAGGAGCCGCTGGTCATCCGACCCACGTCGGAGACCATGATCTACGCCATGTACGCGAAGTGGGTGCAGAGCTACCGGGATCTGCCCATCCTGCTCAACCAGTGGTGCAACGTCATGCGCTGGGAGCTGCGCACACGGCTGTTCCTGCGGACGGCCGAGTTCCTGTGGCAGGAAGGGCACACCGCGCACGCCACGGAAGGGGAGGCCCAGGAGGAGACGCTGCGCATCCTGGGCATCTACCGGTCGTTCATGGAGGAATGGATCGGGCTGGCGCCGGTCACGGGCCTCAAGAGCGAGTCCGAGAAGTTCGCGGGGGCGGTGCGCACCTACGGGCTCGAAGCCCTCATGCAGGACAACAAGGCGCTGCAGGCAGGCACGTCCCACATGCTGGGGCAGAACTTCGCCCGCCAGTTCGACCTGAAGTTCCAGTCCGAGCAGGGTCAGGAGGAGTACGCCTGGAACACGTCGTGGGGCGTCTCCACCCGGATGATCGGCGGGATGGTGATGACGCACGGGGACGACAAGGGCATCGTGGTCCCGCCGCGCCTGGCCCCGACGCAGGTGGTGATCCTGCCCATCTACCGCAACGACGCGCAGCGCACGCCGGTCGTGGAGAAGGCCGAGGCCGTCCGGGCCGCGCTCACGGAGGCGGGGGTGCGGGCCCACGTGGATCTGCGCGACCACCTCTCGCCGGGCGCCCGCTTCTACGAATGGGAGCGCAAGGGCGTGCCTTTCCGCATCGAGATCGGGCCCAAGGACCTCGAGAAGGGCCAGGTCGTCGTGGTGCGTCGCGTCGAAGTCGACGGCGAGGATCGCAAGCTCTTCCTGCCCGAGGCAGAGGCCCTCGCGCGCCTCCCCGAGCTGCTCGAAGGCCTCCAGCGGTCGCTCTTCGAGGGGGCTCGGGCCCGCCGCGAGGCGAACTCGGTACGGGGTGGCATCGACTCGGTGGCTGCGCTGGGCGAAGCGTTGGACGCCGGGGCCGGGTTCGTGTACACGGGCTGGAGCGGGGACCCCGCCGTGGAGGCGCGGGTGAAGGAGGAGACGCGGGCCACCGTGCGCGTGATCCCGGGCGAGGAGTTCCGCTCGGCGCAGGCGCCCACCCGATGCATCGGCGGGGGCGAGTCGCGGATGGAGGTCATCTGGGCTCGGGCCTACTGA
- the guaA gene encoding glutamine-hydrolyzing GMP synthase translates to MHDRILIIDYGSQFTQLIARAVREEHVYCEIHPPTRDLAWIREWGPKGIVLAGGPSSVYGDDVPTLDAGLLSAGIPILGICYGMQLVAHLEGGQVIAGKREYGRADLRLSEPSPLFGGFSAETPIQVWCSHGDHVDRPPPGYRTIASTESLPVAAFRAEDRPIYGVQFHPEVAHTPEGGRILANFLFDVCGCEASWTAGTFIEDTVASIRERVGGRQVICGLSGGVDSSVAAALVHRAIGDQLTCVFVDTGLLRKTERATVESTFRQHMGMRLIVEDASERFLDRLTGIVDPEQKRKRIGETFIRVFEEVTARDVGEADFLVQGTLYPDVIESLSVKGPSATIKTHHNVGGLPEDMRFQLIEPLRELFKDEVRAVGRELALPEMFVGRHPFPGPGLAIRVLGEVSEARLAVLREADAIYLEEIRAAGLYDHIWQAFAVLLPVHSVGVMGDARTYENVVALRAVTSRDGMTADWFPFPHDVLARISTRIINEVAGVNRVCYDVSSKPPATIEWE, encoded by the coding sequence GTGCACGATCGCATCCTGATCATCGACTACGGATCGCAGTTCACGCAGCTGATCGCGCGCGCCGTCCGGGAGGAGCACGTCTACTGCGAGATCCATCCTCCCACCCGGGACCTGGCCTGGATCCGGGAGTGGGGCCCGAAAGGGATCGTGCTGGCCGGGGGCCCTTCGTCGGTGTACGGGGACGACGTCCCCACCCTGGATGCCGGGCTCCTCTCCGCCGGTATCCCCATCCTGGGGATCTGCTACGGCATGCAGCTCGTGGCGCACCTGGAAGGCGGGCAGGTCATCGCCGGCAAGCGGGAGTACGGCCGGGCCGACCTGCGGCTCAGCGAGCCCAGCCCCCTCTTCGGGGGATTCAGCGCGGAGACGCCCATCCAGGTCTGGTGCTCGCACGGCGACCACGTGGACCGGCCGCCTCCGGGCTACCGCACCATCGCCTCCACCGAGTCCCTGCCCGTTGCCGCGTTCCGGGCGGAGGATCGGCCGATCTACGGCGTTCAGTTCCACCCGGAGGTGGCGCACACGCCCGAGGGCGGGCGCATCCTGGCCAACTTCCTCTTCGACGTCTGCGGGTGTGAGGCGTCGTGGACGGCCGGCACCTTCATCGAGGACACGGTCGCGTCCATCCGCGAGCGTGTCGGTGGGCGTCAGGTGATCTGCGGTCTGTCGGGCGGCGTGGATTCATCCGTGGCCGCCGCCCTGGTCCATCGCGCCATCGGCGACCAGCTCACCTGCGTCTTCGTGGACACGGGCCTGCTGCGCAAGACGGAGCGCGCCACCGTGGAATCCACGTTCCGGCAGCATATGGGCATGCGCCTCATCGTGGAGGATGCCTCCGAGCGCTTCCTCGATCGGCTCACGGGCATCGTCGATCCGGAGCAGAAGCGCAAGCGGATCGGGGAGACCTTCATCCGGGTGTTCGAGGAAGTGACGGCGCGCGACGTGGGCGAGGCGGACTTCCTGGTGCAGGGGACACTCTACCCCGACGTGATCGAGTCCCTGTCCGTGAAGGGCCCCTCCGCCACCATCAAGACGCATCACAACGTGGGGGGTCTGCCGGAGGACATGCGCTTCCAGCTGATCGAACCGTTGCGGGAGCTCTTCAAGGACGAGGTGCGGGCGGTCGGCCGCGAGCTGGCGTTGCCCGAGATGTTCGTGGGTCGCCACCCGTTCCCCGGTCCGGGTCTGGCGATCCGGGTGCTGGGTGAGGTCAGCGAGGCGCGGCTCGCCGTGCTCCGCGAGGCGGACGCCATCTACCTGGAGGAGATCCGCGCCGCCGGGTTGTACGATCACATCTGGCAGGCCTTTGCGGTCTTGCTGCCCGTGCACTCCGTGGGCGTGATGGGAGACGCCCGCACCTACGAGAACGTCGTGGCGCTGCGCGCGGTCACGTCCCGGGACGGGATGACGGCGGATTGGTTCCCGTTCCCGCACGACGTCCTGGCGCGGATCTCCACGCGGATCATCAACGAGGTCGCCGGCGTCAACCGCGTCTGCTACGACGTGAGCTCGAAGCCGCCCGCCACCATCGAGTGGGAGTGA